AAGTTTCGAAAATACCTTCTGTGCACCACACTCAAAGCTGCTGCTACagccattttctttccttttctcaacAGAGGAAACGAAAGTTGGTCTCCATTATTCCATATGCCTCTTGAAAATCACTGTGCCACGCTTCATCACAGAAATAATCTTCAATTTCCCATTTTCTATAATTactttcaatataaaaataacaagaaggATGTAACCCTATTATTAATATCCcgtgatagaaaataaataatgcatACTTGTTAGCTTGGTTAGAAATGGGATTtcggttgtttttgtttttttgcttagaaggtatcaaaataatatttttttaattttttaaaaatatttttaatattaatatatcaaaatgatctaaaaccaccaaaaaatattaatttaaaacaaataaaaaaataaaaaaatttcaaattttttttaaaacatttttaaaacataaaaacaaacatgatctactagaataaatatatacattttCAAACTAGTACTACGACGACATGTTTTCTCTATCTTTACTATTCCATGAGTTTTAGAgagataaagttttattttgaacctgtttgtttttgtgtttcaaaaacacttttaaaaaaaattaaaattttttaattttttaatttcaaattaatatatttttggtgtttttagatcattttaatgcgctgatatcaaaaataattttttaaaaataaaaaaaaatattttgaaacatttataagtaaaaaacactttaaacaatATAATCTATAAGTGCCAATTGCACATCTCAAAACTATTTacctaaacaaaattaaaaaaagaaaaagaaaaggaaaataaagaatgCTCGACCTATCACCTCATTTCAATCTAAACATCACCTAAATAGAGCTTAAAGATTAGTGTAGCTGGCAAATAAACTGATTTCCTACCTCGTCAACCAGGATTCAAATCTGAAGACAAGGCTGTGGATGCCAAAATATTTcccatacaataaaaaaagacgttgtactatgaagaaaatcaaaatgactCCAACGTAGATAGTCCAATATCAATGagacaaataatattaataaaataaataaataaatgtcacATCCCTGTTTTTTCCTCTAATCATGGAAGAAACCCTAAGTCCCTACCATTAACACCATTCCAAAACCATTAACACCATTCCAAAAAAGGGGCTCGCACCAAGAACTTGCGAACCAGCACTCACTCCTAACATGGTACAAGTTGATTATGCTTTGGCTTCAACATGGAGAAATCATggagataattaattaagatttaataaCACAATTAATTAACCAAATGGTCAATCAAAGTCTCAGAGATCCACAGCTAAACAGCCCTAACCTCCTGTTAATATCTTTGTTAGAAAAGGTCAAACTACTAAATACTAGTAAGGACATCCCTAATCTTCCTCAAATCGTACGGCCACTATTCCTCAACAAATCAACATCAATGGCTTCGAACCCTCCACTCAATCTCTCAACAAACTCAGCAGTTCTCTCCACCCGGCTTAAACCGTCGGGTCCAattcctttctcttttctttcaaagaTCCCCTCGTAGAAGAACTGTAACATTCAACGGGAGTAGCTGTGTTTCCGTACATCCGTAGAGAATACGAACGGTTGAGATCATCCTGCAATAATCAAAACCCACTAAGAAAATACTAGTTCCAATTCCTACTTAGACAATGCAACAATTCTTTTATTGCGTAGATGagctgcttttttttatatatatatatataaaaaaaacatctcaaacTCGAAACGTGTGCTCGGGGAGTAACTAGTGCTGCGAACACGGATATCAGTTGATGAGCTATTATAATTTGATCATGAAGAGATTTCAGTTTTGCACATACTGATCTGAAAAACCCTGACGTTAAAGTAAGAATTCTTCAAGAAAATGGCTCACCTTTCCGATCAAGTTAAAAACAATGCATCATAaacactaagaaaataaaaaactacccACTAACGACAATTCAATTGGTATATCGATCAACTCATTCCTGCAAATTTGGGTAAAGGCATACCTGGAGACGTTGTCTTTTGAAGGAAACAACATTAACAGACTCAACAAAATCTGCATCATTATCATCAGAACTGgtacaagaacaagaagagcTTGCAGATGGCGGTGGAGGTGGTGTTGTTGGTGACCATGGCACCACCTGATTATCACCATCACCATCGTCTTCATCACCACCGTCATCATCATTAGTATCGCTATCGCTTTCACTGTCACTATCTTCCTCTATATCATCTGAACTGCCattctcttcttgttcttgaatTTCCCGATTGTTATTCTCATTTGAAATCATACATCTCTCACATACAGACACAGTGTGCCCTAGTTGAGACCCAGAGGCTTTCCAGGGAGTTAGCGATTGACAAGACTGACAAAGAAGAGCACGAGCATGTCTAGCAACAAGAAAGTTGGCTCCATGGACTTTTGTATCACAGTTCCAACAAAGATTTGCTTCGTCTGATTCACAGTATGTTCTTGCTGGGTTCTTGCATAGCTCACACTTCTTCATTCTTGGGATTCTTTATTGGGTTTGatctaaaaaatcacaaagttttgagctttgagttgatttttgtggatttttttcttctccttctaaGGGCAGGGAAGGAGTGGGTGAGGGAAGGTAAGAAAGAAGGAGCATGAGAAATGGAGGGTCTTAAGCTAATTTTGCTTTGGTCAGGGAAATTACCTTAGTGGGTTTTGGCCCTTTTGGGTTTTGCTCTCCAATTTCTTCATTCCAATTataccaaattatttttattatggaaATTGGAAAgaataattatattgaaatatatatttttatagattttaataacaaagaataaaaaatatgtaatttttatagACATAATCATTATGAATAGCACcacactttaatttttaaatctaattaatatctgaaataattatgcattctatcataatttaaaattctcaatcaatattattctaataataGTTTAAGCATAAATACCATATTAGATTAACCGGTATTATTGAGATATATTCTATAATTATAAAAGTAAGAACAAATAATTAGTAGTACTGTAAGTTAAATTAAACAAGTTTCAAATCAGATCAATGATTGAAGATTATTCTATTTTGGCCCAATTAAATTATAACCACTAATAAAACTCaatgaatgtttatttttatattataacatgtttctcttaaatattttttatttgaaaaaatatcaaattaattttttatatatatttttgtataattttaatgtgttaatataaaaaataaaaaaaatattattttaatatatttttaattaaaaaatacttttaaaaagtaacacCAACCATAATAACAAAcacaatcaacaaaataactgctattaatattattatttagagGGAAAAAATATTCTTGAGTTGTTATGCAGTGTATAGGGGTAAAGTTGTCAATGACCAAACTCAACAAGAATGATAAAGACCTAGGGGTTTGTTTGATCACATCTACGGACCCAAGAATTTGTGGTGTCCGTCACTGCCAGGTGTTGGGTCAATGGGACCCACACTTAGCTTCTGTGGTCCCATACCCTTCTGCATCCCCAAGCCTTAGCTAGCAACAGGCaggttttctttaaaaaaaaagaataattttagatttttttcttgggattcTATTGTGACGTGGCGTCCACGTGTCGAGTAACGGAGCTGAGATTCGATTTGCTTATGTGGTTGGATTTGGCTGAAGTTAATGGGACCCATCCACGTGGATCTCACCTGGTATGGAACTGCTTTGCTTGTGGTTTAGGTTTAGGCCCCTAGTTTTCCCGTTTGATTTTTGCCTTCTATTTTCAGTTCTTCCTTTGTCGGGGATAAGAACGAATTTACGTGCATACTAGGGTTAGATTATATAGACCAAGTTGTTGTTTCAGTCTAGGTCTTCCTTCAcctgattaatttatatatatatatattatttaagttttatcttgatttatataatCAGATATTGCATGCAAGTgtagttattaaatttggttaaatttaaagaattaatttggtaaTTTATTAATACAAAATCCGGTTTATATATGCTTCTGCCATCGCAAGTTCATCCTCAGAAGCAATTAATTCCAGTATCATCGATCGTCGGTCCTCATTCCAGCAGCGTCGACCTCAGTCTTACTTCCAGTAACTGCCAACACTCTAAGCTGATCATGCTTCCTCCTCCTTTCTCCATTGTCGTCTCTCCTAGGCAGATCATCATCACCAGAAACAACCTGCTTGCATGGGAgcaaaaagagaagaacaaCGTCAAAATGTAATCTAAAATACCTAGCACAAATTTACTACATGGTCAAAGTCACTCCAAAATCACGataaaaagctaaaatcatTCTAAGAAATCCCTCGAAGTTGTTGATGAATCAGGTTAGGTATTGCTTGTTGAGATGATAGCTGTTAAACCTGCAACCTCATTCTAATTAATAACGATTGCAAGAAGCAGCAATCTCTCAATCCCAGCAGCTCCACCAATTTTAGATGCGACTAGCTAGTTAGGATGGGTAAAACTCAGCACAATGTGTACCAAGTCAAGACAATTGAATTTTAACCTGGTAAAGATCCATTTCAAAAAGGTTAGATTTGAAGTGGAATCTTCCAGCTCAATTTCTTCTTATCAACTTTAGCAACTTGGggaaatattgaaaagaaagggGCAAGGctgaaaatcaatcaaatatatatataggatgc
This window of the Populus trichocarpa isolate Nisqually-1 chromosome 13, P.trichocarpa_v4.1, whole genome shotgun sequence genome carries:
- the LOC7497415 gene encoding zinc finger protein CONSTANS-LIKE 1; protein product: MKKCELCKNPARTYCESDEANLCWNCDTKVHGANFLVARHARALLCQSCQSLTPWKASGSQLGHTVSVCERCMISNENNNREIQEQEENGSSDDIEEDSDSESDSDTNDDDGGDEDDGDGDNQVVPWSPTTPPPPPSASSSCSCTSSDDNDADFVESVNVVSFKRQRLQDDLNRSYSLRMYGNTATPVECYSSSTRGSLKEKRKELDPTV